One Glycine soja cultivar W05 chromosome 2, ASM419377v2, whole genome shotgun sequence genomic region harbors:
- the LOC114374314 gene encoding uncharacterized protein LOC114374314, with product MAPYEALHGRWCRTPLCWLEPREELILGPEVVQQTTKKVKLIQERMGTAQSRQKSYQDKRRRGLEFEVGDHVFLRVTPWTGVGRALKSRKLTPCFIGPFQILKSVGPVAYQIALPSSLSNLHNVFHVSQLRKYIHDPSHVIKLDDVQVKENLTYETLPLRIEDRLTKHLRGKEIPLVKVIWGGASGEDATWELESQMRAAYPSLFE from the coding sequence ATGGCTCCCTATGAAGCTCTGCATGGTAGATGGTGTAGGACACCTCTATGTTGGCTAGAGCCCAGAGAAGAGCTCATCTTAGGACCTGAAGTGGTACAACAAACCACCAAGAAGGTAAAGTTGATCCAAGAAAGGATGGGAACTGCTCAGAGTAGGCAAAAAAGTTATCAGGACAAGAGGAGGAGAGGCCTGGAATTcgaggttggtgatcatgtGTTCTTGAGAGTCACTCCATGGACTGGGGTTGGTCGAGCATTGAAATCTCGAAAACTCACACCTTGCTTTATCggtcctttccaaattcttaaaAGTGTCGGTCCTGTGGCATACCAAATTGCATTACCATCGTCActttctaatcttcacaatgtctttcatgtgtctcaactcCGTAAGTATATCCATGACCCATCTCATGTGATCAAACTGGATGATGTACAAGTGAAGGAgaacttgacatatgaaacattgccTTTGAGGATCGAGGATAGACTAACAAAGCACTTAAGAGGGAAGGAGATTCCATTGGTCAAGGTGATTTGGGGAGGTGCATCAGGAGAAGATGCCACATGGGAATTAGAGAGTCAGATGCGAGCAGCCTATCCATCCTTGTTTGAGTAA
- the LOC114374324 gene encoding uncharacterized protein LOC114374324, which yields MDLNIEENRTQPLLSNMVTAPTIKGLLLWGLRVVVVANPILSPLRSVVINVRDCPYPKKEQNGGGLNDQIGHLKATGRVFTLNGVKASKSKDLIQGKLKLFVSSLNKDLVVETRIIGSVLTSNVCLNCPVEISGRTFVIDLICLPLSQIDVILGMDWLPSNHVLLNYFDKIVVFDGSGVSKDMMFIYANQVVTSLKENAQLYMILSNLEIETKVSMCDLPVVREFPEVFSEDISGLPPKRKIDFSIDLVPSAGPISIAPYRMSPIELAELKK from the exons atggaCCTCAACATCGAGGAAAACCGTACTCAACCCCTCCTAAGCAATATGGTAACCGCCCCAACAATCAAAGGATTGCTGCTATGGGGTTTGCGGGTGGTAGTGGTAGCAAACCCAATACTTTCCCCACTCAGATCAGTTGTTATAAATGTG AGAGATTGTCCATATCCCAAGAAGGAGCAGAATGGTGGGGGCCTGAATGACCAAATTGGACATCTGAAGGCCACGGGAAGAGTCTTTACCCTTAACGGTGTCAAAGCTTCGAAATCCAAAGATCTAATCCAAG GGAAACTTAAGCTTTTTGtgtcttctttaaataaagatcTGGTGGTAGAGACCCGAATTATTGGTTCTGTGTTAACTTCtaatgtgtgtttgaattgtcCTGTGGAAATTTCTGGTAGAACATTtgtgattgatttgatttgtttgccCTTGAGccaaattgatgttattctgGGTATGGACTGGTTACcttccaaccatgtcttgttaaactattttgataaaattgtggtGTTTGATGGTTCTGGAGTGAGTAAGGATATGATGTTTATCTATGCCAACCAAGTTGTGAcatctttaaaagaaaatgCTCAACTGTACATGATCTTGTCTAACCTGGAAATAGAGACAAAGGTTTCCATGTGTGACCTCCCTGTTGTCAGAGAGTTTCCTGAAGTGTTTTCTGAGGATATATCCGGTCTACCACCCAAGAGAAAGATAGATTTTTCCATAGACTTGGTGCCTAGTGctggacccatatccatagccccttataggatgtctcctATAGAGTTAGCCGAGCTTAAGAAATAG
- the LOC114374333 gene encoding uncharacterized protein LOC114374333, with amino-acid sequence MVGRNDRAIANAIQAFAQAIGNPNRGEVAEAVVYQGLDSFQRNNPPAFNGGYNPDGAQNWIREIEKFFRVMACPEGQKVAFGTYTLVEEAEYWWENTRQCLEDEGQDVTWDAFKRVFLEKYFLEDVRNKKEMEFLELKQGNMTVAEYATKFEELVRYFPHYQGRDGESSKCVKFLNGLRPEVKQAMKPGCLSVSTLG; translated from the coding sequence ATGGTTGGACGGAATGATCGTGCGATAGCTAATGCTATCCAAGCCTTTGCTCAGGCTATAGGAAATCCAAATAGGGGAGAAGTTGCTGAAGCTGTTGTGTACCAAGGGTTGGACAGCTTCCAACGAAACAATCCTCCTGCTTTCAATGGAGGATACAACCCTGATGGTGCTCAGAATTGGATAAGGGAAATTGAGAAATTTTTTCGAGTGATGGCATGTCCAGAAGGGCAAAAGGTTGCTTTTGGTACATATACTCTAGTGGAAGAAGCTGAGTATTGGTGGGAGAATACTCGCCAATGCCTAGAGGATGAAGGTCAAGATGTGACTTGGGATGCCTTCAAGAGGGTATTTTTAGAGAAATACTTTCTTGAGGATGTTAGGAACAAGAAAGAGATGGAGTTCTTGGAGCTCAAGCAGGGAAACATGACTGTGGCTGAATATGCAACCAAGTTTGAGGAGTTGGTGAGGTACTTTCCCCATTATCAAGGGAGAGATGGTGAAAGTTCCAAATGTGTGAAGTTTCTAAACGGCTTGCGACCTGAAGTGAAGCAAGCTATGAAACCAGGGTGTTTGTCAGTTTCCACTCTTGGTTAA
- the LOC114391727 gene encoding universal stress protein A-like protein, with the protein MEGTNSSGDNVSAGVVQSRMRMKVMVAIDESEGSFYALKWALDNLFTTMATVGEASSPENDGMVFLVHVEPKVHNYVYPIGPGGAAFYPATVVVDSVKKAQQERSAAILSRALKMCHDKLVKGESIILHGDAREMICEAAEQMQINLLVLGSRGLGTLKRTFLGSVSDYCAHHAKTPILIVKPPSEHSKMQ; encoded by the exons ATGGAGGGAACTAATAGTAGCGGTGATAACGTGAGTGCGGGTGTGGTGCAGAGTAGGATGAGGATGAAGGTGATGGTGGCTATAGACGAGAGTGAAGGAAGCTTCTATGCTCTTAAGTGGGCCCTTGATAACCTCTTCACCACCATGGCCACTGTGGGAGAAGCATCATCACCTGAAAATGATGGCATGGTGTTCTTGGTTCATGTTGAGCCCAAAGTTCACAACTATGTGTATCCCATCGGACCCGGTGGAGCAG CCTTTTATCCTGCAACTGTAGTAGTGGATTCGGTGAAGAAAGCACAACAAGAACGATCAGCAGCTATTCTCTCACGGGCATTGAAAATGTGCCATGATAAGCTG GTGAAAGGAGAGAGTATTATTCTTCATGGAGACGCAAGGGAAATGATTTGTGAAGCCGCAGAGCAAATGCAAATTAATCTCCTAGTCTTGGGTAGCCGTGGCCTTGGCACGCTCAAAAG GACATTTCTTGGAAGTGTAAGCGACTATTGCGCACATCATGCAAAAACACCGATCCTTATTGTGAAACCACCATCAGAGCATAGCAAAATGCAGTAG
- the LOC114391735 gene encoding EEF1A lysine methyltransferase 1-like: MENQFELNPNSLTELSESSAPSDDDEPALSSHTLAALKEFLAEQQRGSDAGGESEVSLVSEDWRLSQFWYSPETATTVAEEVLALCGGGIRARVACIACPTLYAYLKKMDPNVPAQLLEYDKRFGQYGSEYTFYDYNHPEDIPSELKHSCKVVVADPPYLSKECLEKVAETIHLLVQPGESFLLLLTGEVQKERAAEILGLHPCGFRPQHSSKLGNEFRLFSNYDPGTRLGGWEK, from the exons ATGGAGAACCAATTCGAACTGAACCCTAACTCGCTGACCGAACTCAGTGAGTCCTCGGCGCCGTCCGACGACGACGAACCGGCTCTGAGCTCCCACACCCTCGCCGCCCTCAAAGAATTCCTCGCCGAGCAGCAACGCGGCTCCGACGCCGGCGGAGAGTCCGAGGTTTCTCTGGTGTCTGAGGATTGGAGGCTGAGCCAGTTCTGGTACAGCCCCGAAACCGCCACAACCGTCGCCGAAGAAGTTCTCGCTCTCTGCGGCGGCGGCATCCGCGCTCGCGTCGCCTGCATCGCTTGCCCTACCCTCTATGCTTATCTCAAG AAAATGGATCCTAATGTGCCTGCGCAACTTCTGGAGTATGACAAACGTTTTGGGCAATATGGAAGTGAGTACACATTTTATGACTACAATCACCCTGAGGATATTCCATCAGAATTGAAGCATTCCTGCAAAGTTGTAGTTGCTGATCCTCCTTACTTG AGCAAAGAGTGCTTGGAGAAAGTGGCTGAAACAATTCATCTGCTCGTACAACCTGGAGAGTCATTTTTGCTTCTACTCACAG GTGAAGTGCAGAAAGAAAGAGCAGCAGAGATCTTGGGCTTGCATCCTTGTGGTTTTAGGCCCCAGCACTCCAGCAAACTTGGAAATGAGTTTCGGCTGTTCTCAAACTATGACCCTGGAACGAGACTAGGAGGGTGGGAAAAATAG